A stretch of the Actinomyces faecalis genome encodes the following:
- a CDS encoding DUF721 domain-containing protein yields the protein MDSQAGQPRGGDGGTPRGRSEAARRDVPLPQDGADVDALALAQLARLQEQAWTGGVARSSLRRNAVGEDGVAAWDAPRARRSAREDEDPETDRGPGLPPGRDRPGPTRFDPRTGKRELARAVVERGWAGKLAMAQVVVAWERIVGPQIAEHAEVVAFEEGRLDVRSSSSAWAQQLRLMMPSISAAVAHELERLYPGRRVPAVEIRVLGPGSPTWRHGRFGGARGGRGPRDTYG from the coding sequence GTGGATAGCCAGGCAGGTCAACCGCGCGGTGGTGACGGCGGCACGCCCAGGGGCAGGAGCGAGGCGGCCCGAAGGGACGTGCCCCTGCCGCAGGACGGGGCCGACGTCGACGCCCTCGCCCTGGCACAGCTTGCCCGGCTGCAGGAGCAGGCCTGGACCGGTGGCGTCGCACGCAGCTCGTTGCGACGCAACGCTGTGGGTGAGGACGGTGTCGCTGCCTGGGACGCTCCACGCGCCAGACGATCGGCTCGGGAGGACGAGGACCCGGAGACGGACCGTGGTCCGGGCCTGCCTCCGGGACGCGACCGACCTGGCCCGACCCGCTTCGACCCGCGTACCGGCAAGCGTGAACTGGCCCGCGCCGTCGTCGAGCGAGGCTGGGCCGGTAAGCTGGCGATGGCACAGGTGGTCGTGGCGTGGGAACGAATCGTCGGTCCCCAGATCGCTGAGCACGCTGAGGTGGTGGCCTTTGAGGAGGGGCGGCTGGACGTCCGCAGCTCCTCCAGCGCCTGGGCCCAGCAGCTGCGGCTCATGATGCCCTCGATCAGTGCGGCCGTGGCCCACGAGCTCGAACGGCTCTACCCGGGCAGACGCGTTCCCGCCGTCGAGATCCGGGTCCTGGGACCGGGGTCGCCCACCTGGAGGCACGGTCGCTTCGGCGGGGCGCGCGGCGGGCGTGGACCGCGAGACACCTACGGGTGA
- the gyrB gene encoding DNA topoisomerase (ATP-hydrolyzing) subunit B, whose product MTTPEPGAEARSGHPSGEYGASDITVLEGLEAVRKRPGMYIGSTGERGLHHLVYEVVDNSVDEALAGFCDHIEVTIQADGGLKVVDNGRGIPVDEHPTEHRPTVEVVMTVLHAGGKFGGGGYAVSGGLHGVGISVVNALSTRVDTEVRRQGHVWRMSFGDGGHPKTPLVMGEETEATGTTQIFYPDPEIFETVQFDYETLRRRFQQMAFLNKGLRITLTDEREGVNDDGDEITGDEAGTADDPVKGKREVSYCYANGLHDYVAFLNKSKKVDLIHPEIIDFEAEKALDETHGISLEIAMQWTSAYSESVHTYANTINTTEGGTHEEGFRTALTTLINKYGREKGLIKDRDDNLTGDDIREGLTAVISVKLSEPQFEGQTKTKLGNTEARTFVQQTVYDRLGDWLDSHPADAKAVITKASQAAAARVAARKAREATRRKGVLESASMPGKLRDCSSRNAAECEIFIVEGDSAGGSAVGGRDPEHQAIMPIRGKILNVEKARLDRALSSDTIRSLITAFGTGIGEDFDISRLRYGKIVIMADADVDGQHIATLLLTLLFRYMRPLIEQGHTYIAMPPLYRLKWSNAEHEFAYSDAERDQLLRAGAEAGRRLPKEGGIQRYKGLGEMNDHELWETTMDPAARILKQVTLDEAADADETFSILMGDDVEQRRSFIQRNAADVRFLDI is encoded by the coding sequence GTGACCACCCCTGAGCCCGGGGCCGAGGCCCGTAGCGGCCACCCTAGCGGCGAGTACGGCGCCAGCGACATCACGGTCCTGGAGGGCCTGGAGGCGGTGCGCAAGCGCCCGGGCATGTACATCGGCTCCACCGGTGAGCGAGGCCTGCACCACCTGGTCTACGAGGTGGTCGACAACTCCGTGGACGAGGCCCTGGCTGGCTTCTGCGACCACATCGAGGTCACCATCCAGGCCGACGGCGGTCTCAAGGTCGTCGACAACGGCCGCGGTATCCCGGTGGACGAGCACCCCACCGAGCACAGGCCCACCGTCGAGGTGGTCATGACCGTCCTGCACGCCGGCGGCAAGTTCGGAGGCGGAGGCTACGCGGTCTCCGGCGGCCTGCACGGTGTGGGTATCTCCGTGGTCAATGCCCTGTCCACCCGTGTGGACACCGAGGTGCGTCGCCAGGGTCACGTGTGGCGCATGAGCTTCGGCGACGGCGGTCACCCCAAGACCCCTCTGGTCATGGGTGAGGAGACCGAGGCCACCGGTACCACCCAGATCTTCTACCCCGACCCGGAGATCTTCGAGACGGTCCAGTTCGACTACGAGACCCTGCGCCGTCGGTTCCAGCAGATGGCCTTCCTCAACAAGGGCCTGCGCATCACGCTGACCGACGAGCGTGAGGGCGTCAACGACGACGGTGACGAGATCACCGGGGACGAGGCCGGGACCGCCGACGACCCGGTCAAGGGCAAGCGCGAGGTCTCCTACTGCTACGCCAACGGCCTGCACGACTACGTCGCCTTCCTCAACAAGTCGAAGAAGGTCGACCTCATCCACCCCGAGATCATCGACTTCGAGGCCGAGAAGGCGCTGGACGAGACCCACGGCATCAGCCTGGAGATCGCCATGCAGTGGACGAGCGCCTACTCCGAGTCCGTCCACACCTACGCCAACACCATCAACACCACCGAGGGCGGTACCCACGAGGAGGGCTTCCGCACGGCCCTGACCACGCTCATCAACAAGTACGGGCGTGAGAAGGGTCTGATCAAGGACCGCGACGACAACCTCACCGGTGACGACATCCGCGAGGGCCTGACCGCGGTCATCTCGGTCAAGCTCTCCGAGCCCCAGTTCGAGGGGCAGACCAAGACCAAGCTGGGCAACACCGAGGCCCGCACCTTCGTCCAGCAGACCGTCTACGACCGCCTGGGTGACTGGCTCGACTCCCACCCGGCTGACGCCAAGGCGGTCATCACCAAGGCCAGCCAGGCGGCGGCCGCGCGCGTGGCGGCCCGCAAGGCCCGCGAGGCTACCCGCCGCAAGGGTGTGCTGGAGTCAGCCTCGATGCCCGGCAAGCTGCGTGACTGCTCCTCGCGCAACGCCGCCGAGTGCGAGATCTTCATCGTCGAGGGAGACTCCGCCGGCGGCTCCGCCGTGGGGGGACGCGATCCCGAGCACCAGGCGATCATGCCGATCCGAGGCAAGATCCTCAACGTGGAGAAGGCGCGCCTGGACCGGGCGCTGTCCAGCGACACGATCCGCTCCCTCATCACCGCCTTCGGCACCGGGATCGGTGAGGACTTCGACATCTCCAGGCTGCGCTACGGCAAGATCGTCATCATGGCCGACGCCGACGTCGACGGCCAGCACATCGCGACCCTGCTGCTCACGCTGCTCTTCCGCTACATGCGTCCCCTCATCGAGCAGGGACACACCTACATCGCCATGCCCCCGCTGTACCGCCTCAAGTGGTCCAACGCGGAGCACGAGTTCGCCTACTCCGACGCCGAGCGCGACCAGCTGCTCAGGGCCGGGGCCGAGGCCGGCCGCCGACTGCCCAAGGAGGGCGGTATCCAGCGGTACAAGGGTCTGGGTGAGATGAACGACCACGAGCTGTGGGAGACCACGATGGACCCCGCTGCCCGCATCCTCAAGCAGGTCACCCTCGACGAGGCCGCGGACGCGGACGAGACCTTCTCCATCCTCATGGGCGACGACGTCGAGCAGCGTCGCTCCTTCATCCAGCGCAACGCCGCTGACGTGAGGTTCCTCGACATCTAG